The following is a genomic window from Victivallis lenta.
ATCAAGGGCGAACCATTTGTGGTTAATATGAATCACATTCTGTCTCTGGTCAGCACAAACGAAGGGAAAGGCGATTTCACTTGTTACCAGAAAGGGGGCGAAATTACCAACATAACTGTCCGGGAGTATCTGACAAAATCGAAATCATGGAGGCATTTGAGGAAACTCTATCGCGTTCCGGTGAACTTTTCAATCCCGAAGAACTTACCGATTCCGCCGCACATTCTGGGATTGCTCCTCGGCGATGGGATAATGACTAACGCCATCGGATTGACCAGCGCGGAAGAGGAACTTGGTGATGAATTCAGTCGATATGCAGAAAGTATCGGCTGTTCAGTCCGTGTTACCGAAAATGACCGGAATGTGCCGACATACTATGCTGTCGTTGCAAAGGGAGCGAAAAATCCTCTCTTTGAAATACTGCACCAGCTGGGTTTGCGCGGGCATTGCGCTCATAACAAGTTCATTCCCAAGGAATATTTGACCGCTTCCCGATCCGACAGATTGCAATTGCTGGCTGGACTTCTTGACAGTGACGGCTTTTTCGACGGTCATTGTTTGGAAATCACCACACAATCCCGGGAACTTGCCGGTGATATTGTTTTTCTTGCAAGAAGTCTTGGATTCATGGCGAACTGTCATGAGAAATATTGCGCCTGTCAGACCGGAGCCGGTGGCTGGTACTACCGGGTGCATATTTCCGGCGATTTGTCGCCGATCCCATGCCGTAGAAAACGGCATGTCTTTCATGTTCGCCAGCAAAAGAAAAATGTACTTCGTACAGGTTTCTCGGTAGAAATCTTATCGGAGGATGATTTTTATGGATTTGAACTGGACGGTGACCATTTGTATGTTGATGGAAACTTTGTAGTCCATCACAATACGGGCAAAAGTCTGGTTCTCGCTCAGATCGCAAAGGATTCCGTGGAAAAATGGAATGGACGCGTGCTGATCCTTGCCCATGTCAAGGAATTGCTGGAACAGAATGCCGACAAGATCCGCAAACTCTGCCCGGAGTTGAAGATCGGCATCTATTCCGCCGGACTCAGGAGCCGCGACACCACGGAGCAGGTCATTGTCGCCGGAATTCAAAGCGTATACAACAAGGCTTGCGAGCTGGATGCCTTCGATCTTGTGGTTGTAGATGAGGCCCATGCAATCAGTAGCGAAGGAGATGGTATGTACCGAACCTTTCTGGCCGATATGAAGATCATCAACCCACACGTCCGGGTGATCGGGCTGACGGCAACACCCTTCCGGCTCAAGGGCGGGCTCATCTGCAAGCCGGAGAACATCCTGAACGAGATCTGCTATGAAGCGGGACTCAAGGAAATGATTCAGCAGGGGTATCTTTCCCCGCTGATTTCCCGGGCGGGCCGCGCGGAGGCGAATCTGGCAAACCTGCACATCCGTGGCGGTGAGTTCATCAGCGACGAGGTCGCCGCAGCAATGGACAACGAGGCGCTGGTGACATCCGCCTGCAGGGAGATTGTGGAACTGACCCGTGACCGCAAGTCTGTGCTGATTTTCACCGCTTCGGTGGATCATTGCAAGCATGTTGCGGAAAAAATCCAGGCGTTTTCCGGCAAGGAGTGTGCGATCGTGACCGGTGATACGTCGCCTGCCGAACGGGCTGAAATCATCGCCCGGTTCAAGGGGGAATTCATCCCGGCGGATCTTTTCGGAACACCGAAGCCCCCGCTCAAGTTTCTGGCGAACGTCAACGTCCTTACGACTGGCTTCGATGCGCCGAACACGGATTGCGTTGTAATGCTCCGCCCGACGAATTCGCCGGGATTGCTGATTCAGTGCGCTGGACGCGGGACGCGCCTCAGTCCGGAAACCGGAAAAAGTTCGTGCCTTTTTTTGGACTACGGGGGCAACATTCTGCGGCACGGTCCGCTCGACATGATCAAGGTCAAAGAGCCCGGCTCCGGGAAAGGCGGTGATGCCCCGGCGAAGAAGTGTCCGCAATGCCTCGCGCTCAT
Proteins encoded in this region:
- a CDS encoding DEAD/DEAH box helicase family protein, with the protein product MIVPRPYQSEAVEAVYEHLRTKDNNPCVVLPTGCHAKDHPILMYDGTVRKVQDISVGDIIMGADSTPRHVLALARGREPMARITPIKGEPFVVNMNHILSLVSTNEGKGDFTCYQKGGEITNITVREYLTKSKSWRHLRKLYRVPVNFSIPKNLPIPPHILGLLLGDGIMTNAIGLTSAEEELGDEFSRYAESIGCSVRVTENDRNVPTYYAVVAKGAKNPLFEILHQLGLRGHCAHNKFIPKEYLTASRSDRLQLLAGLLDSDGFFDGHCLEITTQSRELAGDIVFLARSLGFMANCHEKYCACQTGAGGWYYRVHISGDLSPIPCRRKRHVFHVRQQKKNVLRTGFSVEILSEDDFYGFELDGDHLYVDGNFVVHHNTGKSLVLAQIAKDSVEKWNGRVLILAHVKELLEQNADKIRKLCPELKIGIYSAGLRSRDTTEQVIVAGIQSVYNKACELDAFDLVVVDEAHAISSEGDGMYRTFLADMKIINPHVRVIGLTATPFRLKGGLICKPENILNEICYEAGLKEMIQQGYLSPLISRAGRAEANLANLHIRGGEFISDEVAAAMDNEALVTSACREIVELTRDRKSVLIFTASVDHCKHVAEKIQAFSGKECAIVTGDTSPAERAEIIARFKGEFIPADLFGTPKPPLKFLANVNVLTTGFDAPNTDCVVMLRPTNSPGLLIQCAGRGTRLSPETGKSSCLFLDYGGNILRHGPLDMIKVKEPGSGKGGDAPAKKCPQCLALIHAGYTACPECGYVFPPKENNDKMTQTASSAGVISGQVDYTDYEVLDVYYCVHEKRGADPDAPKTMRVDYQVGFNEFKSEWVCPEHTGYARGKFEKWWHERAALGCPMPRSAREAVSLANEGLLAAPESITVKTIAGERFERVTGFRLKERPVMREPGEDLEPGETWTSPAPPDDLEDDIPF